From a region of the Kwoniella mangroviensis CBS 8507 chromosome 1 map unlocalized Ctg01, whole genome shotgun sequence genome:
- a CDS encoding isopentenyl-diphosphate Delta-isomerase, protein MTTAVTETIPPSLPSTTNTISLDTYDEEQVRLMEERCILVDGNDKAYGEDSKKTCHLMSNINTGLLHRAFSVFLFRPSDGRLLLQKRADEKITFPSMWTNTCCSHPLSIKAELVEENQSGVKSAAIRKLPQELGIPSSQLKFDDFIYLTKIHYLAPSDGLWGEHEIDYILFSTIDVDLKLNPNEVSDAKYVSKDELEAMFSDSDNSFTPWFKLIARDLLYPWWDEMLSKSKDQGTSGVDAKVLANGPKVGELIKML, encoded by the exons ATGACCACCGCCGTCACCGAGACCATCCCTCCTTCGcttccttccaccaccaacacGATCAGTCTAGATACCTATGATGAAGAGCAGGTgaggttgatggaagagagatgcaTATTGGTGGATGGGAACGATAAAGCCTATGGAGAGGACAGTAAGAAGACTT GCCACCTGATGTCAAATATAAATACCGGTCTCCTCCATCGAGCATTCTCAGTCTTCCTTTTCAGACCTTCAGACGGTAGATTGTTATTACAGAAACGAGCCGATGAGAAGATCACTTTCCCCTCGATGTGGACTAATACCTGTTGTTCCCATCCACTGAGTATCAAAGCTGAGTTGGTAGAGGAGAATCAGTCGG GTGTCAAATCAGCAGCTATCCGAAAGCTCCCTCAAGAGCTCGGTATACCGTCCTCTCAATtgaaatttgatgatttcattTACCTGACTAAGATACATTATCTGGCACCTAGTGATGGATTATGGGGTGAACATGAGA TCGactatatcctcttctccaccattgaTGTCGACCTGAAATTGAACCCGAACGAAGTGAGCGACGCCAAGTATGTATCGAAAGATGAGCTGGAGGCTATGTTCTCAGATTCCG ACAACTCTTTCACACCATGGTTCAAGCTCATTGCCCGTGATCTCCTTTACCcatggtgggatgagatgctTTCGAAATCCAAAGACCAAGGAACGAGTGGAGTAGACGCTAAAGTGTTGGCTAATGGACCTAAAGTCggtgaattgatcaagatgctCTGA
- a CDS encoding 60S ribosomal protein eL30 has product MAPVKKSKSAKASESINTRLQLVVKSGKYTLGYKQALKQLRSGKSKLILISKNCPPIRKSELEYYAMLSKTNVHHYDGSNVDLGTAAGKLYRVGVMSIQDAGDSDLLQVETA; this is encoded by the exons ATGGCTCCCGTCAAGAAATCCAAGTCTGCCAAAGCTTCCGAATCTATCAACACTAGATTACAACTTGTTGTCAAGTCTGGAAAG TACACCCTCGGTTACAAGCAAGCTCTCAAGCAACTTAGATCCGGTAAAT CCAAACTCATCTTAATCTCCAAGAACTGTCCCCCCATCCGAAAATCCGAGCTTGAATACTACGCTATGTT GTCCAAGACCAACGTCCACCACTACGACGGTTCAAACGTTGATCTCGGTACCGCCGCCGGTAAACTTTACAGAGTCGGTGTTATGTCCATCCAAGACGCTGGGGACTCTGACCTT CTCCAAGTCGAGACCGCTTAA